One Synechococcus sp. PROS-9-1 DNA window includes the following coding sequences:
- the rpsL gene encoding 30S ribosomal protein S12, with protein sequence MPTIQQLIRHERQTLKTKTKSPALRSCPERRGVCTRVYTSTPKKPNSALRKVARVRLTSGFEVTAYIGGIGHNLQEHSVVLIRGGRVKDLPGVRYHIIRGTLDTAGVKDRRQSRSKYGAKAPKE encoded by the coding sequence ATGCCAACCATCCAGCAACTAATCCGTCACGAGCGTCAAACCCTCAAGACGAAAACAAAATCTCCTGCGCTTAGGTCTTGCCCTGAGCGACGGGGTGTATGCACCCGCGTGTATACCTCCACTCCGAAAAAGCCGAATTCGGCTTTACGCAAAGTGGCCCGTGTACGCCTCACCTCAGGATTCGAGGTCACGGCTTATATCGGTGGCATCGGCCATAACCTCCAAGAACACTCCGTGGTGCTCATCCGTGGAGGAAGAGTTAAGGATCTTCCCGGTGTTCGCTACCACATCATTCGTGGAACCTTGGACACTGCTGGTGTCAAGGACCGCCGTCAATCCCGTTCGAAGTACGGCGCCAAGGCGCCCAAAGAGTGA
- the pheA gene encoding prephenate dehydratase encodes MPMRVAFLGPEGTYGERAARSLMRLEAIENPELVACSGLRSVVEHVADGRCESAVVPVENSVEGGVTAILDALWSYSNLRIRRAVVLPIRHALLSSGSLDGISEVLSHPQALAQCSGWLAGHLPQAVQLPASSTAEAASMVRGSHFRAAIADRSLAGQQGLQELAYPVNDVPGNRTRFLLLQNGDEVSCEGDVASLAFSLHKNAPGALIEALQAIGDLGLNMSRIESRPSKRELGEYVFFVDVELPGQQTAELLQRLTTSLQPLCEHVLHFGAYPSSVME; translated from the coding sequence ATGCCGATGCGTGTTGCTTTTCTCGGGCCGGAGGGAACCTATGGGGAGCGGGCTGCTCGCAGCCTCATGAGACTTGAGGCCATTGAGAATCCAGAGCTGGTCGCGTGTTCGGGGCTTCGTTCTGTGGTGGAACATGTTGCAGATGGTCGCTGCGAATCGGCCGTGGTGCCTGTGGAGAACTCCGTTGAGGGTGGGGTCACGGCAATTCTTGACGCTCTCTGGTCTTATTCGAACTTGAGGATTCGTCGCGCTGTCGTTCTACCGATTCGTCATGCGCTGCTGAGCAGCGGGTCTCTTGACGGTATTTCGGAAGTCTTATCCCATCCTCAGGCTCTTGCCCAATGCAGCGGCTGGTTGGCGGGTCATCTGCCGCAGGCCGTGCAACTCCCAGCCAGCTCCACCGCTGAGGCGGCCAGTATGGTTCGTGGCAGTCACTTCAGAGCTGCCATTGCAGATCGCTCGTTAGCGGGGCAGCAGGGACTCCAGGAGTTGGCCTATCCAGTGAATGATGTCCCTGGAAACCGCACCCGCTTCTTGTTGCTTCAAAACGGTGATGAAGTGAGTTGCGAGGGCGACGTTGCCAGCCTTGCCTTTTCGCTGCATAAAAATGCCCCAGGGGCGTTGATTGAGGCCTTGCAAGCGATCGGCGATCTCGGACTCAACATGAGCCGGATTGAATCGCGTCCTTCAAAGCGTGAGCTTGGTGAATATGTGTTTTTTGTGGATGTGGAATTGCCTGGGCAGCAGACGGCTGAGTTGCTTCAGCGGCTGACCACAAGCCTTCAGCCACTGTGTGAACACGTTCTCCACTTCGGGGCTTACCCCAGTTCAGTGATGGAGTGA
- a CDS encoding methyltransferase domain-containing protein — protein sequence MPSTTVLIATAAGLLLLGCAYQLWNRRNRAYHSSESVAAAYDAWTDDQLLESLWGEHVHLGHYGTPPQPRDFRQAKADFVHALVRWSGFDQLPPGSRVLDVGCGIGGSARILSRDYGLDVLGISISPAQVNRATHLTADTLSCRFAVMDALSLQLEDQSFDAVWTVEAGPHMPDKQRFADELLRVLKPGGRLAVADWNRRDPVDGALDRRERWVMHQLLTQWAHPEFASIRGFRQNLESSPHRRGTISTDDWTDATLPSWNDSILEGIRRPNAILRLGPKAVLQGLRETPTLLLMRWAFARGMMQFGVFKTDHC from the coding sequence ATGCCTTCAACGACCGTTCTCATCGCAACAGCAGCGGGTTTACTGCTCTTGGGTTGCGCTTACCAGCTTTGGAATCGTCGCAATCGCGCTTATCACTCCAGTGAGAGCGTTGCTGCCGCATACGACGCCTGGACCGATGACCAATTGCTGGAATCCCTTTGGGGTGAACATGTTCATCTTGGGCACTATGGAACCCCACCCCAGCCTCGGGATTTCAGGCAGGCCAAGGCCGACTTCGTCCATGCGTTGGTCCGCTGGAGTGGCTTCGATCAATTACCGCCAGGATCCCGTGTCTTAGACGTGGGTTGCGGTATCGGAGGAAGCGCCAGGATCCTTTCCCGTGACTACGGTTTGGATGTATTGGGCATCAGCATCAGCCCAGCTCAGGTGAACAGGGCTACCCACCTAACAGCCGACACGTTGTCCTGTCGCTTCGCAGTGATGGATGCCCTCAGCCTCCAACTTGAGGATCAAAGCTTTGACGCCGTTTGGACTGTCGAAGCCGGCCCTCATATGCCCGACAAACAGCGGTTTGCCGACGAACTCCTGCGAGTCCTGAAACCTGGCGGTCGTCTGGCCGTTGCCGACTGGAACCGTCGCGATCCTGTTGATGGTGCCCTTGATCGGCGCGAACGCTGGGTGATGCACCAATTACTCACCCAATGGGCGCATCCCGAATTCGCCAGCATCCGAGGCTTTCGCCAAAACCTTGAAAGCAGCCCTCATCGTCGCGGCACGATCAGTACCGATGATTGGACAGACGCCACGTTGCCCTCTTGGAATGATTCCATCCTTGAGGGCATCCGCAGGCCGAATGCGATTCTCCGTCTTGGTCCAAAGGCCGTCCTGCAGGGCCTCCGTGAAACACCAACGCTGCTGTTAATGCGCTGGGCTTTTGCCCGAGGGATGATGCAGTTTGGAGTGTTTAAAACAGATCACTGTTGA
- a CDS encoding phosphodiester glycosidase family protein, which yields MDAAMPPPPPPPIAEVRLTDQFSGDRLTIGGIDISSAWLWQGQGATNPKRLWLPLDLLVGQMGFQRQSDFSGERLEWYGVQRALSGLQQRTIGDEVALDALPWLKALGVQVNRINNTLRVDLPQPHLKTLRQGKGSSANRLVMDLSGPALVQRQGDDLLVQMKVTPLQESHLRRIGLQPRREPGGLKLLGQASKLSTLTLNGPWRVVLDGITPTNPSTRRLQYQAFQRALLAPEMQDPIQKGLVVDQRVVQVGVKPIRLYRAGVQHTTSALFLRPLAPSHAQPGLRYLNQLAQPAKALVAVNGGFFNRVRQLPLGAVRLNNEWLSGPILNRGAIGWNRSGPLMFGRLQLIQEMTVIGRQRWPLRMLNSGYVQRGLSRYTRAWGPTYRALSGEEQALTVRSGRVDAVYGQAALARGIPLPLKGDLIVARGGIELPARVGDGVTITTRSSNPLGERPQVMGGGPLLLLRGRVVLNGHQEGFSPGFLAVSAPRTVVAQDKERIWLLTVKGTNGSDPTLLETSLALRQLGLTEALNLDGGGSTTMLVANTTVMTGRGITPRVQNGLGFVGDGSMVLAN from the coding sequence ATGGATGCAGCAATGCCACCTCCGCCGCCACCACCCATTGCGGAGGTTCGCCTCACTGATCAGTTCAGTGGCGATCGGCTAACGATTGGAGGCATCGACATCTCGAGCGCGTGGTTATGGCAGGGCCAGGGAGCAACGAACCCAAAGCGGCTCTGGCTGCCTCTCGATCTACTGGTCGGGCAGATGGGATTTCAGCGTCAATCCGATTTCAGTGGAGAACGTCTCGAGTGGTACGGCGTTCAACGGGCTTTAAGCGGTTTGCAACAACGCACCATCGGGGATGAAGTGGCCCTCGATGCACTGCCCTGGTTGAAAGCGCTCGGGGTTCAAGTGAACCGAATCAACAACACTCTGAGGGTTGACCTTCCCCAACCCCATCTGAAAACGCTCCGACAAGGAAAGGGAAGCAGCGCCAATCGTCTTGTGATGGACCTCAGTGGGCCTGCCCTCGTTCAGCGCCAGGGCGATGATCTGCTTGTACAGATGAAGGTCACGCCTCTGCAGGAAAGCCATCTGCGCAGGATTGGCTTGCAACCACGACGGGAGCCGGGGGGGCTGAAGCTGCTTGGCCAAGCCAGCAAGCTTTCGACCTTGACTCTGAACGGACCATGGAGGGTCGTGCTGGACGGCATCACCCCCACAAATCCTTCAACAAGGCGGCTTCAATACCAAGCATTTCAACGTGCGCTACTCGCCCCAGAGATGCAAGATCCGATCCAGAAGGGGTTGGTTGTGGATCAGCGCGTGGTTCAAGTGGGCGTCAAGCCCATAAGGCTGTACCGAGCGGGCGTTCAGCACACCACCTCAGCTCTCTTTTTACGCCCGCTTGCCCCTAGCCATGCCCAACCTGGATTGCGCTACCTCAATCAGTTGGCGCAACCTGCCAAAGCACTTGTGGCGGTGAATGGAGGTTTTTTTAACAGGGTTCGCCAACTCCCCCTTGGAGCTGTTCGTCTCAACAATGAGTGGCTTTCAGGCCCAATCCTCAACCGAGGTGCCATCGGCTGGAATCGCAGCGGCCCGCTGATGTTTGGACGCCTGCAGTTGATCCAGGAGATGACCGTGATTGGACGACAGCGGTGGCCTCTCAGGATGCTTAACAGCGGTTATGTCCAACGCGGACTCAGTCGCTACACCAGGGCCTGGGGCCCGACTTATCGCGCACTGAGTGGAGAAGAGCAGGCGTTAACAGTTAGGAGTGGACGCGTTGATGCGGTGTATGGCCAAGCCGCTCTCGCTCGCGGTATTCCTTTGCCCTTAAAGGGAGATCTGATCGTTGCACGAGGGGGGATAGAACTTCCTGCGCGGGTTGGGGATGGAGTGACCATCACCACCCGCAGCTCAAATCCCTTGGGTGAACGCCCTCAAGTCATGGGAGGAGGGCCCCTTCTCCTTCTTAGGGGCAGGGTTGTACTGAATGGCCACCAGGAGGGCTTTAGCCCTGGCTTTCTGGCCGTTTCAGCACCTCGCACCGTTGTGGCTCAAGATAAGGAACGGATTTGGCTCCTCACCGTCAAAGGCACCAATGGCAGTGATCCCACCCTCCTTGAAACAAGCCTGGCGTTAAGACAACTCGGGCTCACTGAGGCGCTCAATCTCGACGGGGGAGGTTCAACCACCATGCTCGTCGCCAATACAACTGTGATGACGGGCCGGGGCATCACTCCTCGCGTACAAAATGGCCTCGGCTTTGTTGGTGATGGATCCATGGTGCTGGCAAACTGA
- a CDS encoding ribonuclease HII — MIASDGLGIAGVDEVGRGCLFGPVFAAAVVLSDQAAGHLQAAGLTDSKALTPSRRAALVPLIEAHAHAWGLGQSSAWAIDHYGIRSATEQAMVCALQRLPSRPQLVLVDGVLPLRLWEGSQRTIVRGDSSHASIAAASVLAKEARDALIRRLSNRFPGYGLERHAGYGTAQHRAALLASGPTPLHRRSFLRKLFATG, encoded by the coding sequence ATGATCGCCAGCGATGGCCTTGGCATCGCTGGGGTGGATGAAGTTGGACGTGGTTGCTTGTTTGGCCCCGTCTTTGCGGCGGCGGTTGTCTTGAGCGATCAAGCTGCCGGGCATTTGCAGGCGGCTGGTCTCACCGATAGCAAGGCGTTAACGCCGAGTCGTCGAGCTGCATTGGTCCCTCTGATTGAGGCTCATGCCCATGCTTGGGGATTGGGGCAAAGCTCTGCGTGGGCCATTGATCACTACGGGATTCGCAGCGCGACTGAGCAGGCCATGGTGTGTGCTCTTCAGCGCTTGCCCAGCCGGCCTCAGCTGGTCTTGGTGGATGGAGTGCTCCCCTTGCGCTTGTGGGAGGGTTCTCAACGCACCATCGTGCGTGGTGATAGCAGCCATGCCTCCATAGCAGCTGCGAGTGTGTTGGCGAAAGAGGCGCGCGACGCTTTGATTCGGCGGCTGTCCAATCGATTTCCGGGGTACGGGCTTGAGCGACATGCTGGATATGGAACGGCTCAACATCGAGCAGCGCTACTGGCCTCTGGCCCCACCCCCCTGCACCGGCGCTCGTTCTTGAGGAAGCTATTCGCCACCGGGTAG
- the rpsG gene encoding 30S ribosomal protein S7 has protein sequence MSRRNAAVKRPILPDPQFNNRLATMMVARLMKHGKKSTAQRILSDAFGLIGERTGGDPVELFETAVKNATPLVEVRARRVGGATYQVPMEVRQERGTAMALRWLVSFSRARNGRSMSQKLAGELMDAANEAGSAVRKREETHKMAEANKAFAHYRY, from the coding sequence ATGTCACGCCGTAACGCTGCAGTCAAACGTCCGATCCTGCCGGATCCACAATTCAACAATCGCCTCGCCACGATGATGGTGGCCCGGTTGATGAAGCATGGGAAAAAGTCCACCGCCCAACGCATTCTTTCGGATGCTTTTGGATTGATCGGCGAACGCACCGGTGGTGACCCCGTCGAACTGTTCGAAACGGCAGTCAAGAATGCGACTCCACTCGTAGAAGTGCGTGCACGTCGTGTTGGTGGTGCGACTTATCAAGTACCGATGGAAGTCCGCCAAGAAAGGGGCACAGCAATGGCCCTGCGTTGGCTCGTGAGTTTCTCAAGAGCCCGCAATGGTCGCAGCATGTCCCAAAAGCTTGCTGGAGAGTTAATGGACGCCGCTAACGAAGCAGGCAGTGCCGTCCGCAAACGGGAAGAGACCCACAAGATGGCCGAAGCCAACAAAGCTTTCGCCCACTATCGCTACTGA
- a CDS encoding LON peptidase substrate-binding domain-containing protein, protein MVDLSVRELPLFPLPDVVLFPSDVLPLHIFESRYRMMLQSVLETDRRFGIVRWDPEQQTMAAVGCCAEVIQHQTGDDGRSNIVTLGQQRFRVLNVTREMPFRSAMVSWIEDEPVDNTSELESLAATVTQALKDVVELTGKLTDSKSSLPDDLPDLPRELSFWIGAHLGGPVADQQQDLLELTSTRTRLEQEFEMLDETRRQLAARTVLRDTLSETDPSNG, encoded by the coding sequence GTGGTTGATCTGTCCGTCAGAGAACTCCCTCTGTTCCCTCTGCCGGATGTGGTCCTATTCCCAAGTGACGTTCTGCCACTGCATATCTTCGAGTCGCGCTACCGAATGATGTTGCAGAGCGTCCTCGAAACAGATCGACGTTTTGGCATTGTGCGCTGGGATCCAGAGCAACAAACGATGGCCGCTGTGGGCTGTTGTGCTGAAGTCATTCAGCATCAAACCGGAGACGATGGTCGCAGCAACATCGTGACCCTCGGTCAACAGCGATTTCGTGTGCTCAACGTCACCAGGGAGATGCCCTTTCGTTCGGCAATGGTCAGCTGGATCGAAGATGAACCGGTCGACAACACCAGCGAATTGGAGTCTTTAGCGGCGACCGTGACTCAAGCCTTGAAAGATGTTGTTGAACTCACGGGCAAACTGACCGACTCCAAATCTTCACTGCCTGATGACCTTCCAGACCTTCCTCGCGAGCTCTCCTTCTGGATCGGAGCGCATCTAGGAGGCCCGGTAGCCGACCAACAACAGGATCTCCTGGAGCTCACAAGCACACGCACGCGCCTGGAGCAGGAGTTCGAGATGCTCGATGAGACCCGTCGTCAGCTCGCTGCTCGCACCGTTTTACGCGACACGCTGTCAGAGACCGATCCGAGCAACGGTTAA
- the fusA gene encoding elongation factor G, with translation MARDFPLERVRNIGIAAHIDAGKTTTTERILFYSGVVHKIGEVHDGAAVTDWMAQERERGITITAAAISTSWNDHRINIIDTPGHVDFTIEVERSMRVLDGVIAVFCAVGGVQPQSETVWRQADRYSVPRMVFVNKMDRTGADFLKVFGQIKDRLKANAVPIQLPIGAEGELSGIIDLVENKANIYKDDLGQDIEITDVPANMKDEVDKWRNILMETIAENDEDLIEKFLESGELSNADLKQGIRTGVLKHKLVPVLCGSAFKNKGVQLVLDAVVDYLPAPIDVPPIQGLLPNGKEAVRPSDDSAPFSALAFKVMADPYGKLTFVRMYSGVLEKGSYVLNSTKDTKERISRLVVLKADDREEVDALRAGDLGAVLGLKNTTTGDTLCATDEPIVLETLFVPEPVISVAVEPKTKGDMEKLSKALVSLAEEDPTFRVRTDQETGQTVIAGMGELHLEILVDRMLREFKVEANIGAPQVSYRETIRGSSKGEGKFSRQTGGKGQYGHVVIEMEPGEPESGFEFINKVVGGTVPKEYIKPAEQGMKETCESGVIAGYPLIDVKCTIIDGSYHDVDSSEMAFKIAGSMAFKDAVKKCNPVLLEPMMKVEVEVPEDFLGSVIGDLSSRRGQVEGQSVDDGTSKVSSKVPLAEMFGYATELRSMTQGRGIFSMEFSHYEDVPRNVAEAIISKNQGNS, from the coding sequence GTGGCACGCGACTTTCCCCTGGAACGCGTCAGAAATATTGGTATTGCAGCCCATATTGACGCTGGTAAAACAACCACCACTGAGAGGATTCTGTTCTACTCCGGTGTGGTGCACAAGATTGGTGAGGTGCATGACGGTGCAGCCGTAACCGACTGGATGGCCCAAGAGCGTGAACGTGGAATCACGATTACGGCCGCTGCTATTTCCACAAGCTGGAATGATCACCGGATCAATATCATTGATACTCCTGGTCACGTTGATTTCACCATCGAAGTGGAACGCTCCATGCGCGTTCTCGATGGCGTAATCGCAGTTTTTTGCGCTGTTGGTGGTGTGCAACCGCAATCTGAAACGGTATGGCGCCAAGCCGACCGTTATTCCGTGCCACGGATGGTGTTTGTCAACAAGATGGATCGGACTGGTGCCGATTTCCTGAAGGTTTTTGGCCAAATCAAGGATCGCCTCAAAGCCAATGCTGTACCCATTCAGCTTCCAATTGGAGCCGAAGGTGAACTTAGCGGAATCATCGATCTTGTTGAAAACAAAGCTAATATTTACAAGGATGATTTAGGCCAAGACATCGAGATCACCGATGTTCCGGCCAACATGAAAGACGAAGTTGATAAGTGGCGGAATATTTTGATGGAAACGATTGCTGAAAATGATGAAGATCTCATCGAAAAATTTCTGGAGTCAGGGGAACTTTCTAACGCTGATTTGAAGCAAGGCATCCGTACTGGTGTTCTCAAGCACAAATTGGTTCCTGTGCTCTGCGGTTCAGCTTTTAAAAACAAGGGTGTTCAACTCGTTCTCGACGCGGTTGTTGATTACCTTCCAGCGCCGATTGACGTCCCTCCAATTCAAGGACTGCTTCCAAACGGCAAAGAAGCTGTTCGTCCATCCGACGACAGTGCACCCTTCAGTGCTTTGGCCTTCAAGGTGATGGCTGATCCTTACGGAAAGCTCACCTTTGTTCGCATGTATTCAGGCGTCCTTGAAAAAGGAAGTTACGTCTTGAATTCCACCAAAGACACCAAAGAACGTATTTCTCGTCTCGTTGTGCTCAAAGCCGACGATCGCGAAGAGGTTGATGCCTTGCGTGCTGGAGATCTCGGAGCCGTTCTGGGTCTCAAAAACACAACCACCGGAGACACCCTCTGCGCAACAGACGAGCCGATCGTGCTGGAAACACTGTTTGTGCCAGAGCCGGTGATCTCCGTTGCGGTGGAACCCAAAACAAAAGGCGATATGGAGAAGCTCTCCAAAGCCCTGGTGTCTTTGGCCGAAGAAGACCCCACTTTCCGCGTTCGTACCGATCAGGAAACCGGACAAACCGTGATTGCGGGCATGGGCGAACTCCACCTCGAAATCCTGGTGGACCGCATGCTGCGCGAATTCAAAGTGGAAGCCAATATTGGTGCTCCTCAGGTGTCGTACCGAGAAACCATTCGTGGTTCATCCAAAGGAGAAGGAAAGTTCTCCAGACAGACCGGTGGTAAGGGCCAATACGGTCACGTTGTGATCGAGATGGAACCTGGCGAACCTGAATCAGGCTTTGAATTCATCAACAAAGTTGTTGGTGGCACAGTTCCTAAGGAATACATCAAGCCAGCCGAGCAAGGCATGAAGGAGACCTGCGAGTCGGGCGTGATTGCTGGTTATCCCCTGATTGATGTCAAATGCACGATTATCGATGGGTCTTACCACGATGTGGACTCGTCGGAGATGGCATTTAAGATCGCTGGCTCTATGGCCTTCAAGGATGCGGTCAAGAAGTGCAATCCTGTGCTTCTTGAGCCGATGATGAAGGTCGAAGTCGAAGTCCCCGAGGATTTCCTCGGTTCGGTGATCGGCGATCTGTCCTCCCGCAGAGGACAGGTCGAGGGCCAGTCCGTCGACGACGGAACGTCTAAAGTCTCTTCCAAGGTGCCCTTGGCCGAGATGTTCGGCTATGCCACCGAACTCCGATCCATGACCCAGGGTCGGGGTATTTTCTCGATGGAGTTCAGTCACTACGAGGATGTTCCTCGCAATGTGGCCGAGGCCATCATCTCCAAGAATCAGGGCAATTCCTGA
- the rpsJ gene encoding 30S ribosomal protein S10, translating to MATAIAQQKIRIRLKAFDRRMLDLSCDKIIETADNTAATAIGPIPLPTKRKIYCVLRSPHVDKDSREHFETRTHRRIIDIYSPSAKTIDALMKLDLPSGVDIEVKL from the coding sequence ATGGCCACCGCAATCGCTCAGCAAAAGATCCGCATTCGTCTCAAGGCGTTTGATCGCCGCATGCTGGATCTCTCTTGCGACAAAATCATTGAAACTGCCGACAACACGGCAGCAACGGCAATCGGACCGATCCCACTGCCAACGAAGCGCAAGATTTACTGCGTTCTGCGCTCGCCCCACGTGGATAAGGATTCACGCGAGCACTTTGAAACGCGGACCCATCGACGCATTATCGATATTTACAGCCCGTCAGCAAAGACCATCGATGCTCTGATGAAGCTCGACCTCCCTAGTGGAGTCGACATCGAGGTCAAGCTCTAA
- a CDS encoding AIR synthase translates to MGATFSISASAAAELGRQAAVAGTPGLMHLDLVSGSCEQHVIRLRPGHLAGIAMARADGVTLHAPEEQLHLLEGLCLDYRGDLSGGGFLISPQDNVRCCLCGSAFSRC, encoded by the coding sequence ATGGGCGCCACGTTCTCCATCAGCGCCTCCGCTGCGGCGGAACTCGGTCGTCAGGCTGCGGTAGCAGGGACACCAGGGTTGATGCACCTCGACTTGGTCTCGGGAAGTTGTGAGCAACACGTGATCCGCTTGCGACCTGGACACCTCGCAGGGATTGCCATGGCTCGAGCGGACGGAGTCACGCTTCACGCTCCAGAGGAGCAACTTCATCTGCTGGAAGGGCTTTGCCTTGATTACCGCGGTGATCTGAGTGGCGGTGGCTTTCTGATCAGCCCCCAGGACAACGTGCGTTGCTGTTTGTGCGGGAGTGCATTTTCCCGCTGTTGA
- the tuf gene encoding elongation factor Tu, which produces MAREKFERNKPHVNIGTIGHVDHGKTTLTAAITNVLAKKGMAEVQDYADIDGAPEERERGITINTAHVEYETDKRHYAHVDCPGHADYVKNMITGAAQMDGAILVCAATDGPMAQTKEHILLAKQVGVPALVVALNKCDMVDDEEIIELVELEIRELLSSYDFPGDDIPVVQVSGLKAIEGEAEWEAKIEELMAAVDESIPEPEREIDKPFLMAIEDVFSITGRGTVATGRIERGVVKVGEEVEVVGIRDPRKTTVTGVEMFRKLLDEGMAGDNVGLLLRGIQKEDIERGMVLVKPGSITPHTKFEGQVYVLKKEEGGRHTPFFAGYRPQFYIRTTDVTGQITAFTAEDGTNVEMVMPGDNIQMTGELICPVAMELGMRFAIREGGRTIGAGVVSKIIE; this is translated from the coding sequence ATGGCTCGCGAGAAGTTCGAAAGGAACAAGCCCCACGTCAACATCGGCACCATCGGCCACGTTGACCACGGCAAAACCACCCTCACCGCCGCGATCACAAATGTGCTCGCCAAAAAAGGGATGGCAGAAGTCCAAGATTATGCCGACATTGACGGTGCTCCTGAGGAGCGCGAGCGCGGCATCACCATCAATACCGCTCACGTTGAGTACGAAACCGATAAGCGCCACTACGCCCACGTTGACTGCCCTGGTCACGCGGACTACGTGAAAAACATGATCACGGGTGCTGCCCAGATGGATGGCGCGATCCTCGTTTGTGCAGCCACAGACGGCCCCATGGCTCAAACCAAGGAGCACATCCTGCTCGCCAAGCAAGTTGGCGTTCCGGCCTTGGTTGTTGCGCTAAATAAGTGCGACATGGTCGATGACGAAGAGATCATCGAACTCGTTGAGCTGGAGATCCGCGAGTTGCTCTCCAGCTATGACTTCCCTGGAGATGACATCCCTGTCGTTCAAGTCTCTGGCCTTAAAGCCATCGAGGGCGAAGCTGAATGGGAAGCCAAAATTGAAGAATTGATGGCTGCGGTGGATGAAAGCATCCCCGAACCAGAGCGTGAAATTGATAAGCCATTTCTAATGGCGATCGAAGACGTTTTCTCCATCACTGGCCGTGGCACCGTCGCGACTGGTCGTATCGAACGCGGCGTCGTCAAAGTTGGCGAAGAAGTCGAAGTCGTGGGCATCAGAGATCCCCGCAAAACCACCGTTACCGGTGTGGAGATGTTCCGCAAACTGCTCGACGAGGGCATGGCCGGCGACAACGTGGGTCTCCTGCTTCGCGGCATCCAGAAAGAAGACATCGAGCGCGGCATGGTGCTTGTGAAGCCCGGCTCCATCACACCTCACACCAAGTTTGAGGGGCAGGTTTACGTGCTCAAGAAAGAAGAAGGGGGTCGCCACACACCTTTCTTTGCTGGCTACCGCCCGCAGTTCTATATCCGTACCACCGACGTGACGGGGCAAATCACCGCATTCACCGCGGAAGATGGCACCAACGTTGAAATGGTCATGCCTGGAGACAACATCCAGATGACTGGTGAGTTGATCTGCCCTGTTGCCATGGAATTGGGCATGCGCTTCGCCATTCGCGAAGGTGGTCGCACCATCGGAGCTGGCGTGGTCTCCAAGATCATCGAATGA
- a CDS encoding DUF1997 domain-containing protein — protein sequence MPRQDTVMPLAFRASQHLDLPIADESERLRAYLHEHDRVVKALLDSRQLTALAPGRYRYTVTTLQVFQLHVKPVVSLEVDEVSGQLRIRALDADLEGLGLVDDFQLSLEALLEATPSGLQGEAMLSVEVSQPPLLRLIPKRVLESTGESILNGILLTIKGRVGRQLVADFRSWAKDLDTPPASESALPGGE from the coding sequence ATGCCGCGTCAGGACACGGTCATGCCCCTGGCCTTTCGAGCCAGTCAGCATCTCGATTTACCCATCGCAGATGAGTCAGAACGGCTGCGGGCTTATTTGCATGAGCACGACCGCGTTGTCAAAGCGCTGCTCGACTCCAGACAGCTCACAGCCTTGGCACCAGGGCGCTACCGCTACACCGTGACAACGCTGCAGGTGTTCCAACTGCATGTGAAGCCAGTGGTGTCGCTTGAAGTCGATGAAGTGAGCGGACAACTGCGGATCCGTGCTCTTGATGCGGACCTCGAGGGTTTGGGGTTAGTGGATGACTTCCAACTGAGCCTTGAAGCCTTGCTTGAGGCGACTCCAAGCGGATTGCAAGGGGAGGCCATGCTGAGCGTGGAAGTCAGCCAACCTCCCCTTCTGCGTCTGATTCCCAAGCGCGTATTGGAGAGCACCGGAGAATCCATCCTGAATGGAATTCTGCTAACGATCAAAGGTCGAGTCGGTCGTCAGTTGGTGGCTGATTTCCGCTCCTGGGCCAAGGATTTGGATACCCCTCCCGCCAGCGAGTCCGCCCTACCCGGTGGCGAATAG